One Nitrospirota bacterium genomic window, GGCGGCACATCGAGAAGACGATCTTATCGATGCTAGCCCAGACGATACGTCCTAAACAGTGGATCATAGTTAACGATGGTTCCACAGACGATACAGGGGCGATTGCTGATAGGTATGCTGAGCGGACTTCGTGGATTAAGGTGTTGCATCGGGAAAACAGGGGCTTTAGGAAGTCTGGCGGCGGGGTAGTCGAGACCTTTTATGAGGGCTACGATGCACTGGCGTCTAGCGATTGGGGGTTCGTCGTCAAGCTTGATGGAGATCTTTCATTTGCACCGGACTACTTTGAGGGCGTGCTCAGGCGTTTTACTGCAGACCCTCAACTTGGCATAGGGGGCGGTGATATATATCACATAGTTGGGGGTCGGTTGGAGCGGGAGAGAACTCCAGCCTTTCACGTACGAGGCGCGACAAAAGTCTACCGAAGGGAGTGCTGGGTGGCTGTGGGAGGCCTAATACGGGCTCCAGGATGGGATACGCTTGATGAAGTAAAAGCAAACATGCTGGGGTGGAAAACGTATTCTTTCAATGAATTGAGGCTAATCCATCATAAGTATACCGGATCGGCCGATGGGACCTGGGGGAACTCCGTGAAGAACGGCAGGGCAAACTACATAGCTGGATATCATCCAGTCTTCATGCTTTTGAAGTGTATCAAAAGGGCTTATGAGAAGCCGTATCTCATTAGTGCGCTCGGCCTACTCTACGGATTTGTCACGGGTTATACGAAGAGAATTCAACAGGTTCCTGATGTTCAACTTATTCTATATCTACGGAAGCAGCAAGTAAGGAGGCTTCTGTTTAGGGAAAGCATCTGGAAATAGGCATGGATCTTTCGATCATTGTCGTAAATTGGAATTCTGTGGCCTATGTACGCAAATGCCTGGGCGCCATTGCCCACAACTCTGGAGGACTCGACATCGAGGTAATTGTCGTTGACAATGCTTCATTTGACGGTTGTCACGAAGTCGTCAGTAGGGAGTTTCCAGAAGCTGTTTTCATACAAAATAAGGATAATCTCGGATTCGGCGTCACCAATAACCTCGCCGCGGCAAGGGCAAAGGGATCAAGATTGTTGTTTTTGAACCCAGATACCGAAGTGCTTGGAGATGCTCTTGCGCAGATGGCGTCTATCTTCGAGCGTCGGCCTGAGGCCGGTGCAGTGGGGTGTGCGCTTCGCAACACTGATGGCACCATTCAAACCAGTTGCATCCAGCCATTCCCAACGATTTTGAACCAAGCTCTCGATTCGGAGATCATTCTGCATATGGCTTCTAAGTTTGGCTTCTGGGGTGTTGGGCCGCTCTTGTCTAGCGCAAAAGGTCTCTACAAAGTCGATGTGATATCCGGTGCCTGCCTAATGGTTCGCAAGGCTGCCTTCCAGGCAATCGGAGGATTCAGTCCGGACTATTTCATGTACACGGAAGATATTGATCTCTGCTACAGGATGAGGTTGGCCGGCTTCGTGAACTACTACATATGCAGCGCAGCCGTTGTCCATCACGGTGGTGGGAGCTCGAGCAACAGAAAGGAGAGATCTTTCGCGAACGTTCAAATGCGGGAGTCGGTCTATAAGTATTTTAGAAAAACGAGAGGGAGGCTCTACGCGAGCTGTTATCGTTCAACTATGTTGACAGTTGCACTCGCTCGGCTCGGACTTCTGGCGGCTTTGTCCGTCCCATTCGCATTCGTGGGACGGTTTCCATCGATCCGGTCCTCACTCATAAAGTGGCTCAGTATCCTTCGGTGGTCGCTGGCTCTTGAGAAGTGGGCACGGTAGCCTGACAGGGCGGGGACCAGTTGTGAAATGAGTGGAATACCATCGTAATGTGTGCGATCTGCGGTAAGCTTGTTCTCAGCGGTCGCGGAAGGGTCGAGCGTGAAAATATTGAACGCATGACCAACGTCATGCGACACCGTGGTCCCGACGATGGCGGCATTTACCTGTCGCAAGGGGTTGGACTAGGGCATCGACGACTCTCAATCATAGATCTCCAGACCGGCGGGCAGCCGCTGTCGAACGAAGACGGAACGGTCTGGGTAGTCTTCAATGGCGAGATCTATAATTTCAAAACGCTTCGCGAAGGCCTATTGGTGAAGGGACACCGGTTCATTACGGAATCGGATACCGAGGTTATCGTCCATTTGTACGAAGAGTATGGTGTCGGTTTTGTATCGAAGCTGCAGGGGATGTTTGCCATTGCTGTTTGGGATGACCAGCGTAGGACACTCGTGCTGGCGAGGGACCGTGTCGGTATCAAACCCCTCTATTACTGTAAAACAGAAGATTGTCTGATCTTTGCTTCCGAGTTGAAGGCAATTCTGGCCGAAGGGACAATCAACCGTAGTGTCGATTTCAGAGCTATCGATTCTCTTTTTCGGTACCACTACATTCCAGGCGAAGCGACGCTCTTCAAGAGCATTAAGAAGCTACTCCCCGGCCACTATCTGCTCTGCAGAAACGGTGTGATACAGGATATTGAGTATTGGGATCTTATATTTCCTTCGGTGAAAACTGACAAGAATGAGAAGGCGGTCAAGGAAGAACTGATGGGACTGCTGGAGAGGGCTGTTCGTGATCATATGATCAGTGACGTCCCGGTTGGCTTTCTGCTGAGCGGCGGGATGGATTCAACGGCGCTGTTGAGTATTGCCGTCGAGCAGACGGACAAGACGATCAGCACATTTACGATTGGGTTCGACTCCCCAGCCTTCGCAGACGAGCGAAAGTATGCGCGAATTGCCGCAGACAGGTTTGGCACAAGACACTACGATATGACTATAGATGCGCATGATTTTGCGGAGTGTCTGCCCCAATTCATCTGGCATATGGAGGAGCCGATCTGCGAACCTCCTGCCGTTGCGCTCTATTACGTGACAAAGCTGGCAAGCTCTCACGTCAAGGTGCTTCTCTCCGGAGAGGGCGGAGACGAGGCCTTTGCCGGCTATCCGAACTACAGAAATCTGGTGTGGCTGGAACGGATCAAGAAAGCGCTTGGCCGGCTCTCGCCCGCCGCAGGATCGCTTCTACTAATGGCAAATGGGATGGCGGACGGGGGTAGGATCGCGAAGTATGCGCAACTGATGAGCGCGGGCTTCGACGACTACTACTATAGTAGGACGTCAAGCCCTTTTTCCTTAGTGAGCCGCCATTTGCTGGATCTCTATACGGATGAGTTTCGACGTCTATTAGCGCAGGGAAAGAAGGAGGACTACAGGGAGTCCCTTCTCGGCAGGATCCAGGATCTGGAAATTCTTGACAAGATGCTTTACATCGACACGAAGACCTGGCTTCCTGACGATCTTCTGGTCAAGGCCGACAAAATGACCATGGCGAATTCCGTTGAACTAAGGGTTCCCCTTCTTGATCACCGCATCCTGGAATACGCGGCTTCACTGCCGACACGTTTCAAAGTTAGCGGTATGACTACCAAGTACATTCTGAAGAGGACATTCGACAAACGAGTCCCGACCGAGATCATTCACAGAAAGAAGACGGGACTCCCAGTGCCATATGATCAGTGGTTCGCCGGGGAGCTGCAAGAGCATATCCGCACCATTTTGCTCGACGACGCGGCCGTAAGGAGGGGATATTTTCGGCGGGAGGCGGTGGAGCGTATGCTCAATGCAAGCCTGGAACAGGCGGCCCACTCGAAGAGCCTTTTTATTTTGATTGCCTTGGAGTTGTGGCACCGATCCTTTATCGACACTTCAGCGTCTCTGACACGAGTTTAGTGAAAACCATTGGGATTGCAGCCCCCCTGAAGTCAGGGCATTGGAGGTTACTCGATGCCTTGGGAGAAGTCTTCGGCGTTCGTCTTGAAGAACGTCCTTTTGGCAGCGACGCTGGGCTTGATGCATGGATTCGCCACGAAGGGGATTCAGAGATTCGGCGGCGGCGTGCCCATAGTGACTGCCCATCCTACACCATCATCCCTGATGATCAACTTGTTCCATGTGGGATGTCCTCCACCATCGAATTCGGTCGGCATTCCGCGCTTCCTGCTGTTCTATCCGGCAGACGTGTCGAGGCTGCTGAGGCCTCGAAGTTGCAATCTCTGCCGTTGAACTTAAGGAACGATATTGTAGTTCTTGCCTCTAAAGGGGGGGCCCCGTTCTGGGCGATGCAGGAAGTTGATGGGCGGCAGCATCACTACGTCGCCTCACCCCTTCCAGAGTTGAACGAAGGGGAGCCACTGTTTCGATACTTCCACGGGCGGGAATTCTTGCAACTGCTTCCCTTAATTCTCTTTCTGCGCAATCTGACTGAGGATAAGCGCTGGGAACAGCCCCCTCTGCAAGCGTGTTTTATGTTTGACGATCCAAATCTGCATTGGCGAACATACGGTTTCGTCGATTTCGCGGAAATAGCGATGCATGCAGAAAGGCACCGGTATCACGTGTCATTTGCTACGATTCCGCTCGATACATGGTTCGTCCACAAGTCCACATCCGTAATATTTCAGCAGCAGCGTGATCAACTGTCACTGCTGATCCACGGGAATGATCACATAGCAGAGGAATTTGCCAGGCCGTACTTGGCTGAAGAGCTCGACACAAAGTTGTGGCAGGCACTCAGACGAATTGGCGAGTTTGAACGCCGTTCCGGTGTAGAAGTAGCCAGAGTGATGGCACCTCCCCACGGAGCGTGCAGCGAAAGTACTCTTCGGGCGATGGCACAGTTGGGGTTCGAAGCCGCCTGTGTGTCCCGAGGATCGCTTCACCACTATAACAAAGAGGCGACCTGGGTCCGTACCCTCGGCATGAGACCATCTGAGATGATTGGGGGGGGGCCTGTGCTATTAAGATTTCCTCTTAAGCGAAGTTGTCATAACAGCATTCTGATTGCAGCACTACTCCATCAACCTGTCATCGCGGTTGGGCACCACCACGATGTTGCGGAAGGGTTACATCTCCTTTCTGACTTAGCTGGATTTATCGATTCAATCGGAACCGTGCGGTGGGGAAATATGAGGCAGATCTGTCGGGGGCACTATGCACGGAGGCTGGATGGGAAAAGCCTTTCTATTAGAATGTTTACAAAACGCGTAGAGGTTTGTATCCCTGATGGAATAAATGAACTCTGGGTGGAGGAGCCGAGGCTGCGAGTGGCTCAGTCCGCGCCATTTTTGTGGAGACTGTTGGGTGAGAGGTCAGGATGGAATCCGCACCTCCCAGATGCGCCGATTACCGTGCGACCTCTGCAGAGACTTGAGATCGTATCTGAGTTTCCGACATCGCCCGTGATCGACGCAATGAAGGGCAATGGCCTTCGCCTTTGGCCCATGGTGCGCAGACAAATCACGGAAGTGAGGGATCGGATATCACCTGTGCTGAGACGAGCTACCGGATTTGCAGCGAAAGCGAAGATAGATCGAGGTGCGTGATCGTTTGCGTAAGATAATAAAGGGGTCGAATAGGTGAACTCTATTGCCATATCGTTTCTACTCATCAACGCGGCGGCGTTGCTGCTATTGCCCCGTCGTTTAGCTGCACTGCCTCTTTTGGCGGGAGCGTGCTATATGACCCGTGGCCAGGGGATTGAGGTCGGACCGTTCCACTTTATGGTGCTCAGAATGTTGATTGCCGTTGGGCTCGTACGGATCATGTCCCGAGGCGAGCGGATGACGGGTGGAATGAACGGCCTGGATTGGCTGATGCTGGCATGGGCCCTCTGGGCCTCGACCAGTAGCGTCTTTCACAGAGATCCTTGGGGGGCGTTGGTATATCGACTAGGGGTCGTTTACGATGCGTACGGAATCTACTTTCTGATTCGGGTTTTTTGTCAGTCCCTCGATGACGTTATAGGGCTGTCCCGCCTAACAGCGATCCTGTTGGTACCGGTTGCTGCTGAAATGGTTTATGAAAAGCTCATGTCCCACAACTATTTTGCGGTGTTCGGCGGCGTGAGCGCCGATCCGTACATCCGAGAAGGCCGTGTCCGAGCAAATGGACCATTTGCCCACGCCATATTGGCTGGGACTGTGGGTGCTGTTTCTGGGCCCCTTATGGTGGGGCTGTGGAGAGATCACCGGTTTTGGGCTATCGCCGGGATTGTAGCCTCTCTAACAATCGTGATTGCCAGTACGTCGAGCGGCCCGATCATGAGCAGTGCTGCGGCTGTGGGAGCTCTGGTTATGTGGCGGTTTCGCCGACGGGTTCATCTCGCCCGATGGCTTGGGTTAGCAGCGTATGTCGCCCTTGATTTGTACATGAAAGACCCAGCATATTACATTATTGCGCGAATCGATTTAGTTGGCGGTAGCACCGGTTGGCACCGAGCTAGACTAATACAATCGTCGATCGAGCATATCTCTGAATGGTGGTTTGCTGGAACTGACTATACCAGACACTGGATGGCGTCAGGCGTCTCATGGAGTGCAGAACACACTGACATTACGAACCATTACCTTCAAATGGGAGTTATAGGTGGGTTGCCCCTGATGTTGCTCTTCATCGGCACCCTTGCCAAGGGATTTTCCTTCGTGGGTCAGGCGGTTCGGCATACGGATGACTTCTCACCCCACTCACGGTTCGTGGTCTGGACCCTTGGAGCGGCGTTATTCACACATGCCGTAACATTCATTTCAGTCTCGTACTTCGACCAGTCGTCACTATTCATTTATCTCAATCTTGCTCTCATCGGATCTGTAAAGTCTGGAATACGATCGTGAAAGGCCTAGTAGCGATTGCGAACTTCGGAAGCAAGAATGCTAAGTATCTAGAGAGACTGCTTGATGAATATCGTTCGATGAAGCGGTATGAGGTCTCTATCGCTGTCCTGTCGAATGTCCCAAAGGAGCTTGGTTCAGACGTCGAAGTCATCGTGGGTCTTCCGGCGAAGGATCCATGGTCGCTCCCGTTTGGCCATAAGACCTTATTTGCTAAGCGGATAGAGGAATATGATTTTTTTATCTATACAGAGGACGACACTCTCATAACTGAACGTAATATTGACGCCTTTATTCAGGTTACCCGAGTTCTGCCAGACCGATACATTTCGGGATTCATTCGCTACGAGATATCCCCAGAGGGGAAGAAGTTCTTCACGACGTTTCATGATCATTTCCATTGGGACCCGAATTCGATAGTAAAGATCGGAGAGTATATCTTCGCTCACTATACCAACGACCATTCGGCATGCTTTATCTTGACTCGAGGACAGCTAAGAAAGGCGATCGAATCTGGTGGGTTCCTTTTGCCGCCGAGGAAAGGGCGCTATGACATGTTGGTAACAGCGGCGACGGATCCCTACACTCAGTGCGGAATGAAGAAGCTAGTCTGCATTTCTCATTTGAATGACTTTTGTCTTCCGCATCTCCCTAATGCCTACATTGGCAGGATAGGACTTGAGGCCAAGTGGGCGGATAGGGAGATCGAGGCCCTTAAAGTGCTCTCCGGCACGCCCACAATCCGAGGCCCTTTGTTTGATACGAGCACGCTCCTCGATGATGCTAGGTGGGATAAAAAGTACCACGAGCCCCGCCGAGACGATATTCTGTCCCTTATCCCAAAAGGCGCGAACCGGGTCTTGTCAGTCGGATGCGGATGCGGATCAACTGAGGCCGACTTGGTGATGCAAGGCGTGGAAGTGATTGGAATTCCGTTGGATTGCGTAATTGCGGTAAGCGCTGCCGCAAAAGGGATCAAAACAGTTAATCCGAGTTTCGAAGCTGCCAGGGAGGCCCTGCGGGGTATGCACTATGATTGCATCGTATTCCAGGATGTACTTCAGCATGTAGCTGATCCAATTGCGACGCTGAGGGACTTCCGGCCGTTTCTGTCGGAAAACGGTTCCATGATCATCAGTGTGCCAAATTTCAACTACCCCTCGCTACTACGCGAAAGAGAGCTTATGAGGCTTCGCGCTCGAGGCGTTAGCGACGGTCAGTGCTTCAATCGTTACAGGCTACATTTTACTACGCGAAGTATGCTCTCGTTATGGTTGGATAGAAGCGGGCTTGTGGTGACCAAATCGTGCTCCGTGGTCGAACCTCGCTACGAGGTGTTAGGTTGGGTCTGCCTGGGTCTACTGAATAACTGGTTCTCGCGAAATATCGTTGTGCGCGCCGAACCGCTGCCACATGAGTCTGGGGTGGCGTGGAAGAACAAATGAACAACCCCATGGTAAGCATTGGTCTCCCTGTTTTTAATGGTGAGAGATTTATCGAGAGAGCTCTGGTTTCACTTTTAAATCAGGACATCGATGACATTGAGATAATTATTTCCGATAATGCCTCGGATGATGAGACCGAGGTCATTTGTAGGCAATATGCTCGGAACGACAAACGGATACAATATTCGCGCAATAGGGCCAATGTTGGCGCAGCCGGGAATTACAACAAAGTATTTCAGTTGGCGAAGGGAAAGTATTTCAAGTGGGCGGCCCATGATGACGAGTGTTATCGCACGATGTTGCGGCGTTGTGTCGAGGTTTTGGAGGAGGCACCTGAGTCCGTGGTAATGGTTTATCCGCAGGCAGAGTTAATTGACGAAGAGGGACGAACACTAGAGACGGGTTCAGATCGAATTGGCTTCAGTGACCCGCGGCCGCATCGCCGTCTGGCGAAAATTCTCTGGTCGTTGAACCTCTGTGACCCGGTGTTTGGATTGATCAAGGCGGAGGTCCTACGGAGGACAGGGTTGATCGGCCCTTTTTTCGGCGCAGACAACGTCCTGCTCTCTGAGTTGGCGATGCTTGGAGAGATTCGGGAATTGGATGAGGTTCTCTTCCGGATGCGGATGCACCGGGGGCGGTCCATGAAAGCGAATCCGAGCCACCGTGCTCGAGCCGCATGGTATGATCCCACCGCCGCACAGAAGGTGTTTATTCTTCCAAGCTGGGAACGGATGGTGTGGGAAATGTTGCGGGCGGTTTCGCGTGCGCCGCTTAGCTCCGCGGAGAAGTTGAGATGTGGTCTGGTCGTGACGACGGTGCATTACTGGAGGCGCTTTAAAAATGCGGGAGGCCGGCTCAAGGGCCGAGTGAGGGACGTCGTCGGCGGACAGCCAGCGGATCAAGTAAAGCAGCAGTTGGGGAGGCGAGGGTCCTGAGGTGATTCGAGGCGATCGCGGGGTGTGTTGGCCGTGTTCGGGATTCTTTTCTGGCTTCCAAACGTCTTCATTGACCCGAGCACAACGTTCGTCTGGACTGTGGGCCTGACTTGGGACGCTGCTGGGCTCGGGGGCGTTTTTTGTGGCGGCGTATCACACGCATTCCGGAGATTGGGGGCGCCTCGCGCCCGTCGTATCACGCGCGGCATCACTGATAGGTTGATCGGCGTGTACTCGTACGGGATTTATCTCTGGCACGTAACCGCTATTGGAGTTTTGGAGCGAGAATTTGGTGGACGTTTAGTGGCGTTGGCCGGCGGCCCGAACCAGTTTGTGTGGCTGGTAAGCGTGCTTGTGGTTGGCAGCGGGGCAATCGTGGCGGGAGCTATGGCGAGCAGACTGGTTGAGTGGCCCGTGTTGCGTCTACGAGATCGGATTGTGCCATCGCGTACAGGATCACTCCAGCCGGCTACAACGAGAGTGCACGCGGATACGGGATCGTTCCCCGTGTCCCGGCCTGAAGAGCCGGTGCGCACGGTCGGCAGACGCAGAGCGGGATTCTGCGACTGTCTGGTGAGGAACAGACGGAATGGCACGTGGTTCGAGTTAGAGCCGGGCGTGCGTAGGAAGGATGCTCTTGGCGGCGATTGGCGATAAAGAGGTGACAGAAGCTCCGATGGCCAGCACCACGAGTGTGCAAAACGCCCGTCCAATGGGGGCACTAACGAACGCTGGTTGGAATGCGTTTGCCACCATTTGCAGCATCGCCATCAGTTTCCTGTTGGCTCCTGTGCTGATCCGTAACCTGGGAACGGAGCAGTACGGCCTTCTGCTGGTGGTATGGTCCGTAACCGGCGTTTTGAGCATCACGAACCTCGGGGTCGGCGAGGCCACACTTCGTTATGTGGCTCACTATCTCGGAGATCGAGATCTGGCAGGCGTCAATCGGGTCTTCGGAGCCACGCTGTCCTTCTATGTGGTGGTCTGTGGCATTGTTACAGGGGTCTTTCTTTTTGCGGGCCCGGTGGTGGCAACGTTGTTGAAAGTACCTGCCGGCGAATATCCGTTGGTCGGTTCGCTGTTGCGTCTTGCGGCCCTGCTGTTTTCGCTCGGAATGATCTCGAACGCAT contains:
- a CDS encoding glycosyltransferase family A protein, which gives rise to MTYVVITPARDEGRHIEKTILSMLAQTIRPKQWIIVNDGSTDDTGAIADRYAERTSWIKVLHRENRGFRKSGGGVVETFYEGYDALASSDWGFVVKLDGDLSFAPDYFEGVLRRFTADPQLGIGGGDIYHIVGGRLERERTPAFHVRGATKVYRRECWVAVGGLIRAPGWDTLDEVKANMLGWKTYSFNELRLIHHKYTGSADGTWGNSVKNGRANYIAGYHPVFMLLKCIKRAYEKPYLISALGLLYGFVTGYTKRIQQVPDVQLILYLRKQQVRRLLFRESIWK
- a CDS encoding glycosyltransferase family 2 protein, translating into MDLSIIVVNWNSVAYVRKCLGAIAHNSGGLDIEVIVVDNASFDGCHEVVSREFPEAVFIQNKDNLGFGVTNNLAAARAKGSRLLFLNPDTEVLGDALAQMASIFERRPEAGAVGCALRNTDGTIQTSCIQPFPTILNQALDSEIILHMASKFGFWGVGPLLSSAKGLYKVDVISGACLMVRKAAFQAIGGFSPDYFMYTEDIDLCYRMRLAGFVNYYICSAAVVHHGGGSSSNRKERSFANVQMRESVYKYFRKTRGRLYASCYRSTMLTVALARLGLLAALSVPFAFVGRFPSIRSSLIKWLSILRWSLALEKWAR
- the asnB gene encoding asparagine synthase (glutamine-hydrolyzing), coding for MCAICGKLVLSGRGRVERENIERMTNVMRHRGPDDGGIYLSQGVGLGHRRLSIIDLQTGGQPLSNEDGTVWVVFNGEIYNFKTLREGLLVKGHRFITESDTEVIVHLYEEYGVGFVSKLQGMFAIAVWDDQRRTLVLARDRVGIKPLYYCKTEDCLIFASELKAILAEGTINRSVDFRAIDSLFRYHYIPGEATLFKSIKKLLPGHYLLCRNGVIQDIEYWDLIFPSVKTDKNEKAVKEELMGLLERAVRDHMISDVPVGFLLSGGMDSTALLSIAVEQTDKTISTFTIGFDSPAFADERKYARIAADRFGTRHYDMTIDAHDFAECLPQFIWHMEEPICEPPAVALYYVTKLASSHVKVLLSGEGGDEAFAGYPNYRNLVWLERIKKALGRLSPAAGSLLLMANGMADGGRIAKYAQLMSAGFDDYYYSRTSSPFSLVSRHLLDLYTDEFRRLLAQGKKEDYRESLLGRIQDLEILDKMLYIDTKTWLPDDLLVKADKMTMANSVELRVPLLDHRILEYAASLPTRFKVSGMTTKYILKRTFDKRVPTEIIHRKKTGLPVPYDQWFAGELQEHIRTILLDDAAVRRGYFRREAVERMLNASLEQAAHSKSLFILIALELWHRSFIDTSASLTRV
- a CDS encoding O-antigen ligase family protein, with the protein product MNSIAISFLLINAAALLLLPRRLAALPLLAGACYMTRGQGIEVGPFHFMVLRMLIAVGLVRIMSRGERMTGGMNGLDWLMLAWALWASTSSVFHRDPWGALVYRLGVVYDAYGIYFLIRVFCQSLDDVIGLSRLTAILLVPVAAEMVYEKLMSHNYFAVFGGVSADPYIREGRVRANGPFAHAILAGTVGAVSGPLMVGLWRDHRFWAIAGIVASLTIVIASTSSGPIMSSAAAVGALVMWRFRRRVHLARWLGLAAYVALDLYMKDPAYYIIARIDLVGGSTGWHRARLIQSSIEHISEWWFAGTDYTRHWMASGVSWSAEHTDITNHYLQMGVIGGLPLMLLFIGTLAKGFSFVGQAVRHTDDFSPHSRFVVWTLGAALFTHAVTFISVSYFDQSSLFIYLNLALIGSVKSGIRS
- a CDS encoding class I SAM-dependent methyltransferase produces the protein MKGLVAIANFGSKNAKYLERLLDEYRSMKRYEVSIAVLSNVPKELGSDVEVIVGLPAKDPWSLPFGHKTLFAKRIEEYDFFIYTEDDTLITERNIDAFIQVTRVLPDRYISGFIRYEISPEGKKFFTTFHDHFHWDPNSIVKIGEYIFAHYTNDHSACFILTRGQLRKAIESGGFLLPPRKGRYDMLVTAATDPYTQCGMKKLVCISHLNDFCLPHLPNAYIGRIGLEAKWADREIEALKVLSGTPTIRGPLFDTSTLLDDARWDKKYHEPRRDDILSLIPKGANRVLSVGCGCGSTEADLVMQGVEVIGIPLDCVIAVSAAAKGIKTVNPSFEAAREALRGMHYDCIVFQDVLQHVADPIATLRDFRPFLSENGSMIISVPNFNYPSLLRERELMRLRARGVSDGQCFNRYRLHFTTRSMLSLWLDRSGLVVTKSCSVVEPRYEVLGWVCLGLLNNWFSRNIVVRAEPLPHESGVAWKNK
- a CDS encoding glycosyltransferase family 2 protein encodes the protein MEEQMNNPMVSIGLPVFNGERFIERALVSLLNQDIDDIEIIISDNASDDETEVICRQYARNDKRIQYSRNRANVGAAGNYNKVFQLAKGKYFKWAAHDDECYRTMLRRCVEVLEEAPESVVMVYPQAELIDEEGRTLETGSDRIGFSDPRPHRRLAKILWSLNLCDPVFGLIKAEVLRRTGLIGPFFGADNVLLSELAMLGEIRELDEVLFRMRMHRGRSMKANPSHRARAAWYDPTAAQKVFILPSWERMVWEMLRAVSRAPLSSAEKLRCGLVVTTVHYWRRFKNAGGRLKGRVRDVVGGQPADQVKQQLGRRGS